The following proteins are encoded in a genomic region of Terriglobia bacterium:
- a CDS encoding DUF6152 family protein, with amino-acid sequence MKSAHLPLLAAVVLAGMVFALQPVMAHHSGAGFDSDKVAEISGTVKEFQFKNPHTWIQVIVEDAKGQKTEWSLEWGSPNALGRQGYRPSTFPAGAKVTMKMHPMKDGSPAGEFIAARFADGKVVGQWDDSKKANPAN; translated from the coding sequence ATGAAGTCAGCTCATCTGCCGCTTTTGGCCGCTGTGGTCCTTGCCGGCATGGTTTTTGCGCTCCAGCCGGTAATGGCGCATCATTCGGGCGCAGGTTTCGACAGCGACAAAGTCGCAGAAATCAGCGGTACGGTAAAAGAGTTCCAGTTCAAGAATCCCCATACCTGGATCCAGGTGATCGTGGAAGACGCCAAGGGTCAGAAGACGGAATGGAGCCTGGAATGGGGCAGCCCGAACGCGCTGGGGCGCCAGGGCTATCGCCCATCGACGTTCCCCGCCGGCGCGAAAGTCACAATGAAGATGCATCCGATGAAAGACGGCTCACCGGCCGGCGAGTTCATCGCAGCCAGGTTTGCCGACGGCAAGGTTGTCGGGCAGTGGGACGACTCGAAGAAGGCAAATCCCGCGAACTGA
- a CDS encoding ABC transporter ATP-binding protein encodes MTNSGKRPAIHVEGLRFRYDGAEVLHGISFDILAGEVTGLLGPNGAGKSTTLKILTGILKAPEGIAEVEGYKLPQEAFEVKKRIGYVPESSELYESLSAVEFLELCGRLHEVEEGILQARLGVFMETFGLSRQKRNRLGSYSKGMRQKVLISAALLHDPSVLILDEPLTGLDVESVMLTKSLLTALAANGKSVLYSSHVLDVVERFCARVLIIDQGKLIADGSPEELKTRTNEANLEGVFRGLTHAVDAEPRIRNIIDILHS; translated from the coding sequence GTGACCAACAGCGGAAAACGTCCGGCCATCCACGTCGAAGGACTGCGGTTTCGTTACGATGGCGCGGAAGTACTGCATGGAATTTCATTCGACATCCTCGCCGGCGAAGTCACCGGCCTCCTCGGCCCCAACGGCGCAGGCAAATCCACAACACTCAAGATCCTGACCGGAATTCTGAAGGCGCCCGAGGGTATCGCGGAGGTTGAAGGCTACAAGCTGCCTCAGGAAGCTTTCGAGGTAAAGAAACGGATAGGGTATGTGCCGGAATCTTCGGAGCTGTATGAAAGTCTCAGCGCTGTGGAATTTCTCGAGTTGTGTGGGCGTCTGCATGAAGTCGAGGAAGGAATTCTGCAGGCGCGGCTTGGCGTTTTTATGGAGACGTTCGGGCTCTCGCGTCAGAAACGAAACCGGCTTGGTTCTTATTCAAAGGGTATGCGGCAAAAGGTCCTCATTTCGGCCGCCCTGTTGCACGATCCTTCAGTTCTGATTCTGGACGAGCCGCTGACCGGACTGGACGTTGAAAGCGTCATGCTGACAAAGAGCCTGCTCACGGCGCTTGCGGCAAACGGAAAGTCGGTGCTCTACAGCTCTCATGTGCTGGACGTCGTGGAACGGTTCTGCGCCCGGGTTCTGATTATTGATCAGGGAAAGCTGATCGCCGACGGTTCTCCGGAGGAGCTGAAAACCAGAACCAACGAAGCAAACCTTGAAGGCGTGTTTCGCGGCTTGACGCATGCGGTCGACGCTGAACCGCGCATCCGCAACATCATCGACATCCTGCACTCATGA
- a CDS encoding vitamin K epoxide reductase family protein — protein sequence MPAAGRPLTRTSPNWPLLALSVIGMLLTSYLTWTHWTGNSVKGCTVGSSCDIVLSSQWATLLGFPTSAWGFLAYASLAAIAFIKRADRHWWAAWGVAFFGLVYSAYLTTVSLTMLHAACPYCLSSLTLMIVTFALVTYQRPSSLPNFNWGGWLAKTAPVAAALIIILHLNYIGVLGDAPKAEDLQTRALAVHLAQSGAKMYGAYWCPHCQQQKSFFGASVGRLPYVECSPNGQNAPQASECQSMGIKSYPTWVINGKKIEEVMTLKQLADATGFQGPVTSAPN from the coding sequence ATGCCGGCCGCCGGACGGCCGCTGACGCGGACGTCGCCCAACTGGCCCCTGCTGGCATTGAGCGTTATCGGGATGCTTTTGACGAGCTATCTCACCTGGACGCACTGGACGGGCAATTCCGTCAAAGGCTGCACGGTCGGCAGCAGTTGCGACATCGTGTTATCCAGCCAATGGGCAACGCTGCTCGGTTTTCCCACTTCGGCGTGGGGTTTCCTGGCATATGCCAGTCTGGCTGCGATTGCGTTCATCAAAAGAGCGGACCGGCATTGGTGGGCTGCCTGGGGCGTCGCGTTTTTCGGCCTGGTATACAGCGCTTATCTCACAACGGTGTCGTTGACAATGCTGCACGCGGCATGTCCCTATTGCCTGTCGTCCCTGACGCTGATGATCGTGACCTTCGCTCTCGTCACCTATCAACGCCCCAGCTCGCTGCCGAATTTCAATTGGGGCGGCTGGCTGGCCAAAACCGCGCCGGTTGCGGCCGCGCTTATTATCATTCTTCACCTCAATTACATCGGAGTTCTGGGTGATGCGCCGAAGGCGGAAGATCTTCAAACCCGGGCGCTCGCGGTTCACCTGGCTCAGAGTGGCGCGAAAATGTACGGCGCATACTGGTGTCCGCATTGCCAGCAGCAGAAATCGTTTTTTGGCGCGTCCGTTGGCCGGCTTCCTTATGTGGAGTGCAGTCCGAACGGACAGAATGCTCCTCAAGCTTCCGAGTGCCAGTCCATGGGAATCAAAAGCTATCCGACCTGGGTGATTAACGGTAAGAAAATTGAAGAGGTCATGACGTTGAAACAGCTTGCCGACGCGACGGGATTCCAGGGACCGGTGACCTCCGCCCCGAACTAA
- a CDS encoding helix-turn-helix transcriptional regulator, whose translation MPQIDSLGHFEQMVLSAIVALGDKAYGVTIHEKVEELSGDKPVSAGAVYITLDRLEDKGHIRSWLADPTPERGGRRKRYYQLQAAGARALEESLRTALRMINAVEESWGGMQMPGRKRWKPIRQS comes from the coding sequence ATGCCTCAGATCGACTCACTCGGACATTTTGAGCAGATGGTTCTCAGCGCGATCGTGGCGCTCGGGGACAAGGCATACGGCGTCACGATTCACGAAAAAGTCGAGGAGCTTTCAGGGGATAAACCGGTCTCCGCCGGCGCCGTCTACATCACGCTCGACCGGCTTGAAGACAAAGGTCACATTCGCTCCTGGCTTGCGGATCCGACCCCGGAGCGCGGTGGACGGCGAAAGCGGTACTACCAACTGCAGGCGGCGGGCGCGCGCGCTCTCGAGGAGTCTTTGCGGACTGCCTTGCGCATGATCAACGCGGTTGAAGAATCGTGGGGCGGCATGCAGATGCCGGGACGCAAACGATGGAAACCCATCCGCCAAAGTTAA